CGCGTGTTCGCAATATCCGACATGCCATGCTCTCAGACCCCGGGGAAACGCCATCGGCTCGCCACTATCGCCAACTTTGCATCGACTTCCGCTACCCTAAAAGCGTCGTCTTTCCCATGTTTGTGTATTTCGGGGCTCAATCACTTCAGCCTTGCGGCTTACGGCCTGCCAGTTCGCTGTCCTACGCTTAACGCTCGGGGTCACCCCCTTACGTCCAAGGACTCGCTATCCGGTGGCTGGCTATGCCTTCCGGGATGGGCTTCTCACCCACTAAAACACGCGACCTTGCCCGGCCGCACTAGGGTGAAACTACCATGAAGCGTTATCAAAACCATAACCCTGAACATAAGTCAACCAAATATCTTTTCTTTCTTGAAAACCGATCCATTGTCCAATACAAACAGACTTCGTGAAGGCGGGAGGGCGAGAGGAGTTCAGAACACATCAAAGTCCCACGATCGCGGAACGGAATTCCTCCCGACAAAGACTGGATTTGGCACGAACCACATAAGCAGGCGACAGTATCCAATCCGGCTTTAAGCCTCGCCAGATGAAAGTGGCAGAAACGACTGTCGAAAGGACAGAAGTTCTCCTCTCTTCTCCTGACTCCTAACTTCTGCCTTCTGACTCCTGATTTCCGTAAGAAAACCGGAATGGAGATTCCGCTCGACCCTTGTTCGGAACCATCCATTTTTTGGAGAACGATATGAAACACCGACGGTCGTGGCCCAAACGGATCATCACCTTGCAGTTGCTGATCGGATTCGCCGCCTGCACACTGATTCTGTCCGGTATTGCGTCCGCTTTTTCCGTAACATTCGACACGGCATGGGAATCCAGGTTCCAACGAACATCCGGGTGGACAGGCGCCGATGGGATTCAATCCATCGATCTTCTCGACGGCAGGGTGCTGTTTCTGTTCGGCGACACCTGGATCGGCCCGATTGTCGATCATCATCGAGGCGCAAACGCCCAATTGGTCCACAACTCCATTGCCGCTTATGACCGGGGATCGGGCATAACAAATCCCATCCATTTTTATTGGAACCAGCAGGTCCGCTCAAAAAATCCAAGGGCCTGGGTTGAAACGGATTCCTGCGCACAAAGGCGGAAACATGTTCCGGCATCCCGTAAAGCGCCCCGTTCAACCGATTGGTTCTGGCCGCTTGGCGATGGCATTGTCCTTCCAGATCAAAACGGGAAAATGCGGCTTTTGATGTTTTGGGAAAGACTGGCCCTGGATCATCAACAAAAGCCGCCCTGGAATTTCAGGACAGCCGGATCAACCCTTGTCATCGTGAACGATATGGAAAAAGGCATTTCCCGATGGCATCCTGTCTGCCTGCCGATCCCCTATCGAACGGACAACCGGCGGATACCCGGAAGCCAGAAGTCCTCATCCCTTTGCTGGGGCATGGCATTGGTTGCAGGTGACAAGGCCATGGACCCAAACGGGTTTCTCTATATATATGGTGTTCGTCAAACCGACGGCGCACCAAACGATCTCGTTCTGGCCAGAGCTCCCATGGATGCACCAGAGAATTTCGAGCGATGGCAGTTTCTGACCCGGGATGGCTGGAAAAGCAGCCCTGAAGAACTGACTTCCCTTTGCGACAGCATCACCAACGAATTTTCCATCGATCGCATGTCCGAGAACCCCGATCAGTACGTTCTGATCCAGAGCGATCCATTTTTCCGCAACGAAATCTGGATGCGCAAGGCCAGCCAGCCCGAAGGCCCTTTTTCAGCGCCTGCCGTTGTCTTCTCCGCGGCTTCCCTGGCCCAATGCAGCGGTTGTTTCGCATACGCCGCCAAAGCCCATCGTTTCCTTTCCGACCCGAACGATCTGCTGATTTCTTTTGTTGTGAACAGCACCCACTTCGACATCTTGCGAACCGACACCGATATCTATCGGCCCAGGTTCATTCGCCTTTCCCTCGAAGGAGTGATTCCATGAAAATCGCCATCGCTCAGATCAACCCTATCATCGGCAATTTCAAGCACAATGTGGAAAAGATCGTCTCCATGGTCCAAAAGGCCAGGCAGCGCAGTTGCGATCTGGTCGTTTTTTCCGAAATGGTGATCAGCGGCTACCCGCCGCTCGATCTTCTGGAAAATCGGCAATTCATCGAAGACGGCTGGCATGCACTGCTCTCTCTGCTGTCCGCAGTCGACGGAATCGGCGCGGTAGTCGGTGTTGCCACCCGAAACCCGAACGATCTTGGAAAACCCTTGCACAATTCGGCATTCCTGATCGAGAATGGCCGGATTCTCCACCAGACCAGCAAGACGCTTCTGCCCACCTATGATGTGTTTGATGAATCCCGCTATTTCGAGCCAGCCAGCGCCGTCCAGTGCACCGATTACAAGGGAAAACGCATTGGGCTGACGATCTGTGAAGATGCCTGGAACGACAAGGACGTATTCAAAAATCGCCTCTATCGCATCGACCCGCTGGAAAAATTGACAGCCGAGGGAGCAGACCTCATTGTCAATATTTCGGCATCCGTCTACGACATGCACAAACCCGCCTTTCGAAAGCGCCTGTTGCAATCCCTGGCACAAAAATACAGGACGCCCTTCATATATGCCAACCAGGTCGGCGGTAACGACAGCCTGATCTTCGACGGATCCAGCATGGGCTTCGACGCCGCGGGTGGCCTGTGCGCCCAGGCACTGGATTTTGAAGAGGACATGGTTGTTGTGGACACCGAACGCCCCTCTGTCGATGACAGCCAAATCCACCCAGTTTCACCATCCACGATCGCCTCCGTTCTGAAAGCCCTCATCGCAGGCACCAGGGACTACGTCCGAAAATGCGGATTCGACCGGGTCGTCATTGGTCTGAGCGGCGGAATCGACTCCGCCGTGGTGCTGGCCATTGCCGCCATGGCCCTTGGAAAGGAGCGGGTCAAATCCGTTTTCATGCCTTCGCGTTTTACATCGAAGGACAATTACGAGGACACGCGATTGCTCGCCGACCATTTCGGCGTCCACTACGAAATCATCCCCATCGATGCCATCTACGAAGCTTTCGTTCGGGCCCTTCCCGGCGAAACCCATATCGATGCGCCCGGCATCACCGAACAGAACATTCAGGCGCGGGTGCGGGGCAGCATTCTGATGGCAATCGCAAACGCGGAAAACTGTCTTGTCCTGTCCACAGGCAACAAGTCCGAGCTGGCGGTCGGCTATTGCACCCTATATGGCGATATGAACGGCGGATTGGCGGTCATCTCCGATGTTCCCAAAACGATGGTCTATGAAATCGCCCGCTGGATCAACCGGGAAGAAACGCTGATCCCGCAACGTATCCTCACCAAAGCCCCATCTGCCGAACTCAGGCCCGATCAAACCGACCAGGATGACCTGCCGCCGTATGAAATTCTGGATGGCATCCTCAGGGCTTATGTGGAAGAGGGAAAGAGCGCCGAGGAGATCGCCGCGCTCGGTTTCGATACCGATACGGTAACGGATGTGCTTGGCCGTATCGATCGCAACGAGTACAAACGCTACCAGGCGGCCCCCGGGCTCAAGGTGACATCCAAGGCTTTCGGCTTTGGCAGAAGATTCCCGCTGGCAAAGCGCTGGGCACCTGCATGAAGCGGCAGTAAACATTGAAGGATTGAAGCAATTGCAAAACCAGCTTATTTCATCGGAATCGCCCATGCAGCCGGGGCTGCACCACGGTCAATCAAAGTCGCAGGAGCAAGCTACAAAAAATGGGAGCCATCCGCTTTCTTCTGACTTCTGACTTCTGACTCCTGATATTCGACTTTCGTAGGAATCCCCCATGCAGCCGGCGCTACACCCCGTTGGATGAAAGCCTCCAGCGTCTTTTGAAGGATTATGGCGGTATGACAGCAGCCATACTGCCCACTGGCCACTTTCGTAGGAAGACTGTTAGTATTGCATCAACTGCCTAAAGTGATATTTCAACACCCGTTCAGACAAGAATTTTGCTTGACAAGCAGAATCAAATATGGTTTGGAAGATGACAATAAAATTGGTTGTGTTTCAAGCCCTTTTTCGAAACCCCCCTCTATTTTCCGCCTCCGGCTTCCTTATACCGATACCGCGAAGCTTTGAAGGCATATCATTACCAGAAAATTGACAACCGACAACTGAACGGGCTTTTTTCGTATCTGTCACAAAGGATAATATATGATACCCATTCGCCTTTTCGTTCATCGGCCTGCCTTCCTTCTGATGCTTCTTTTGCTGACCCTTTCAACAGAATCGTTTGGGCAGGGGCAGAATTCGGGCATTCCGTCACCCATTCATTCGATTCAACCCGTGATCGTCCTGGCCCAGGCAGACACCGCCACTTCCGCATCACAACACCAGGACCCATTTTCCCGGGCGATGGCAGCCATGCAATCCGGAGACGACCAAACAGCCCTGATCGAAATGCAGCAAGCCATTGCCATCGAGCCATCCAACCTGGAATACCAATATCTGCTGGGCAATATTTATTCCCGACTGAATCGGCTGGAGGAAGCCGAAAACATTTTTCAAGCCCTGCTCAGAACGGAGCCGGATCGATTCGGGAAATGCTATTTCGATCTTTCAGCGATCCATTTAAAGCGGCATGACGATACAGGAGCCTTGGACTACCTGCAGAAAGCCAAATCCGTCGATTCCGGCAGGGCATCATTTGAATCGGGTCTCATTTTCATGCGCATCAAACAGTTCGATCGCGCCATATCCGCTTTTGATGAAGCTATCGTCCAAAAACCCGAGATCACATACGAATGCCAACTGCAGAAAGCATCTGCTTACGCCAATCTGGAACAGCCATCCAAAGCCAAAGAAATCTTGAAGAAAGTCCTTGCGATGGACCTGTCTCCTGAACGCAGGGAAGAGGCGGCCCGCCTCTATGAGGAACTGGAATCCGGCAAACCGGTGGACAAACGATGGTATCTGGCCGTCAATCTCGGCGTTCAATATGATGACAACGTGTTCCAGCAGCCGCTGGAACAGATCAATTTGGCACCGTCCACGCAAGGCACCAAGGGTAAGTCAGATGTCGCCTATGTGGGGACGCTTTATGGAAAATACGACTTCTGGAAAACTGGATCATGGAAATCCGGGCTTTCCTATCTGCATTACCAGTTGATTTACCAGGATCTGACGGAAAACAACCTGTTGGGAGCCCGCCCGTCGCTCTATCTGGAATATGGGAAAGCCCCGTATTTTGCAGCCATTGAATATGCCTACAGCCATTATTGGGTCGACAACGATTCCCGTGTAGACATTCACGCCCTATACCCCAGGTTTCTGTGGGTCCACAACGATCGTTTGCGTTCAGAATTTTACGGAGGTCTCGAAAGAAGGCTTTATCTCGACACCACCCCGGACGATTGGCACAGTTACGCCGGGATCACCGAATACTGGATGTTCAACAAGGGCATGTCGCATGTGCGCGCCGGATACATGTTCGACTACGATGATTTCACACCGACGGAACGAGGCGATATTATCGGAAACCGTTTTTCGATAGGATTGAACCTGCCAATATACAAAGACAAATATTTCTTCGATATCGAAGGGATTTATCAGATGCGGCATTATCAATTCGATCCCAATATCGATAGCGACGAAAAAAGGAACGATGATGAATTTCACATCAATGCCCAGCTTTACGGCCATTTGTCCAAACATCTCGATATCCGGCTTGGCTACTATCAAACATGGAATGAATCCGATGTCACCAACACTTTTGGCATCGATCCCTATCATTTTCGAAGAGGTGTTTCACTTCTCATGTTGAGCTACATCTTTTGAAAGGGAAACATACGATGAGGCTTTTCCGATATTTCACGTTGTTCGTTTTGATAGCAGCAATGGCCGCTCCGGTATGCTTCGCCCAGACTGAGACGGAATCGGTTGGCCGCATCGTTTCGCTTGTGGGAACGGCATTCGTCGAACGAAACGGACAAAAGATTCCGGCATCATCGGGAGATGCAGTTTTCATGAAGGACAAATGGCACACGGAAACACTGAGCAGCCTGGAAATCGCCTTTCTGGACGACAGTCGAATCCGTATGGCATCAAACTCCGTTGTCGAAATCACAGACTACCTGTTCAAACCCGAGAAAAAAGAGCGAGAGGGTTTGATCTCCCTGCTTGCCGGCAAGGCGCGCTTTCTGGTTCAAACCTTGCAGGATTTTCGTCAGAAACGTTTCCGCGTACAGACCCAGACGGCTATCGTCGGAACCCGTGACACCGACTTCATTGTTTGGCTCACCCAGTTGGCTGAAACCGGTGTCCTCTGCCTCGACCATACCATCTCGTTGATCAACCAGGCCACCCCGGATCAAGTCGTCATTCTGTCGAGTTTCATGCAGAGTATCGTTACCGGAAGCAATCCACCCACTCCCCCGCAATTCATACCGCAAGCAGAACTGCAATCCGTCATCAACGAATTGAAGGAGATCGGAAACAAGCAAGGTCTGGTTCCGGAATCCTTCTCTGGCGGATCACAACAGCAGCGATCTTATTCCACAAGTACAAGCGGTACCTCTACAACAACGACAACGACGACGATGCCGGTGACCACTACCCAGCCGCTTGTGACGACAACGACAAGCACTGCGCCTACGACGACAACTACGACGACGACAACTACCACTACGACATCGACGACGACCACAACATCGACGACTACAACCACTTCGTCTACGGTTCCCAAAACCACCACAACAACGACGACTGTACCGAAGACTACGACAACGACGACGACCGTGCCGGTGACGACAACTACAACGACGACCGTGCCGACAACGACGACCACCACATCAACGACCGTACCGACAACGACAACTACAACTACGACCGTACCGACGACGACAACCACATCAACGACCGTACCTACGACAACGACGACTACATCAACGACCGTACCTACGACGACAACTACAACTACGACCGTGCCGACGACGACAACCACATCAACGACCGTGCCGACAACAACGACGACAACCACGACTTCATCGACTACAACCACGACGACGACACTGCCACCGCCGCCGCCAAGACCGACAGCAGCCCCAAAACCCTATACCAATCACCCAACCATCAGGCCTTAGGTGGGTCAGATAAAAAAGCTGTGGATTGCAGAACGGATTACAACGAGGATGACAGACATGAAACGATACGGCAAAATTGAAATCTTGGGTAGCCCGCTGCTTGCTGCGATCTTGTGCATGGGGATTTTTTCGGCGCATGCAGCTATGGCCGCCTCGCTTACCTACCAATTGAAGGGGGCTCAGGATTTTCCATCCAGCCCATCGAATGCCTATTTCATGATGGGAATACCGCTCTTTATCCTTCCTTCATCCGACACCTTTCTGGTATTGAAGGATAATTTCGGTGGCAGCTACAATCCTGCCCTGTGGCGTTTATTCCGTTTGAATTCGTCAACCAATACTTATCAAGAAATTACGGGCCAAGGACAGGATTTCATCGGTTTTGGAAAAGGCTGGTGGATCATCGCATCCAAAGCAACCAGTTTTACCTTGACAGGGGCGACCACGACATCCGATCTTTCCGTACAAGTAGTCCCTGGATGGAACATGATCGCCAACCCTTATGCAGACAAAACACTCTCATGGCCACAAATTGTCGCCAATAATGCGAATCAGACGCTTTCTCTCTCCGCCGATCTCTACCAGTTTCAATCCATCGGAGAATATGTCAAGGTAACAACGTTGAACATTGGGGCAGCTTACTGGTGTTATGTTGGTTCAGCCCAGGCCGGAAACCTCACCATTACCTATCCGACTACAGCCCTGACGGCGGAATCGATGAAAAGTCAATTTTTGACAACAGCAAGTACAACACCACCTCCGCCACTACCTCCGGGGGCATCACTGAAAATATCGTCTCCAAAAGAAGGGGACAGCATTCGATACGGAGAGGGATTGGCAATTAGCTGGAATTCATCAGGTATTTCACCAGAGGGTTTCAGCAATACGGTCAGCATTTCCATTTCTCCGGACAATGGCCAGCATTTCATTTCAATTGCGAGCGAGCTTGAAAACACGGGCTTCTTTCAGATACAAATTCCCCTGCGATTGCGATCGACTCATTTTGTTGTCAAAGTCAGTTCGGACTTATACCCAGGAATTGTCGCCTATTCATCGCCAATTCTCATAGCAAAATGATGCAATGCTTCCGGTTATCGGAAACTCCGCTATCTTCCTTCACGGTACCGCCGCATGCCATTGCTGCATAAAAGGATCATTCCTGTATCTTGGAATTTCTGTTTCGTTTGTTTGACGACAATATGTCTTATCGTATTGTATTTCATTTCCATCCCTTTTCTCGACCTGATCGAATTGAAAGCTTATGACCTCCATTTCCGACAAAGAGGTCATCAAGCCCCATCGGGCAAGACCGCGTTCATCGGCATCGATGAGGACAGTGTCAACAAGATCGGCAGATGGCCGTGGCCCCGTCGGAAGATGGCCCAATTGCTTCAGGCTGTCGAAAAGTCCGGGGCCAAAGCGATCGGGCTCGATATGGGCTTTTTCGAGCCTGATCCCAACCTGCGGCAGCAGGCCATCCGGGATGTGCAACGAGTCATACAGACAGCCTTTGGCGCCCGGGTAGATTCGATTGCATCGTTCCTGAATGTCTTGAGCCAAGAAGAAGATGACGACATGATTCTGGCTCAAACCATCCGTTCGCTTTCCATCCCCATCGTCCTGGGCCATTTTTTTTATTTCGATCCCAAGGGCTTTCTGCCCCCACCACCTCCCCCCCAAGCTCTGGACAAGGCGAGCATCCCGCTGGTTCGCCAGATCGCCACCCCTGAAACCGGGACACTTCCCGAAGCGGTTGGCATGGAAATCAATCTTCCCATTTTTGAAGAACGAACCCCTTTTTCTGCCAGTTTTAACGTTTTTGCAGACCCTGATGGAACGGTTCGCTGGATGCCGCTGGTTATCCGGTATAGCCAGCGACTATTCCCTTCTCTTGCACTGCAAACGCTCGCCGCTTCTTTTCCCGGGAAGCAACTGATGGTCGTTACCGACAAATACGGCATTTCCGAAATCCGCTTCGGCCCTACACGCATCCCAACGAATAACCGGGGAGAGATTCTGGTCAATCACTACGGCCCTGCATACACATTTCCCTATTTTTCGGCCGCAAGTCTACTGGAAGCCCAGGACGATTCGCAGCGCCTGAAGAACAAAATCGTCATCATCGGGAATACGACGGTCGGTTTGCACGACATGCGACCGACCCCCTTCGACCCGGTGTTTCCCGGCGTGGAACTGCATTGCGCCGTCATGGAAAACATCCTGAACCAGAATTTTCTTTCCCGCTCGGATCGTATCAGCCCCTGGCTGGACATGGCCGCCATCATCTCTCTTGCCGTTCTGTTCGCACTTCTGCTCCGCTGTACCCGCGGGTTGGTGCTCGCAGCAGGTGTACTCGTTCTCATCGTCGGTTATATCGGCTTCAGTCATTACGCCTTTTTGCATCTCAAAGTCTGGATCAACCACGTCTATCCATTATTCAACCTGATCATCCTGTATATCGGAACCTCCATCCACAGCTTTCTGACCGAAGAACGGGAAAAACGCAGGATTCGCCAGACATTCGGCTTGTATGTCCAGGATTCGGTCGTCGAAAAAATGCTCGAACACCCGGAGATGCTTCGTCTCGGCGGCGAAAAGAAAGAACTCACCGTCTTGTTTTCGGATATTCGCGGATTTACCACCTTGTCCGAAAGTCTGCCGCCCGAAGAGCTTGTCAGCCAGCTCAATGAATACCTGACGGAAATGACGCAGATCGTTCTGGAAAACCAGGGAACGCTTGACAAATATATCGGCGATGCGGTCATGGCCATTTTCGGGGCGCCGCTCGATGATCCCGATCATGCACGGCATGCTTGTGAAACCGCCCTGCAGATGAACGAGCGGCTGAAAGCACTGCGGGAGCGCTGGATTACGGAAGGGAAACCGCCGCTTGCCATCGGCATCGGCATCAACACCGGCGCCATGATTGTCGGCAACATGGGCTCGGAGCGTCGGTTCGATTACACCGTGCTGGGCGACAACGTCAACCTGGCCTCCCGTCTGGAAGGACTCACCAAAATGTATGGGGTCACGATGATTGTCAGCGATTCGACCTGGGAAAAAACCGGGAATGCATTCTGGAGCAGACAATTGGACCGGGTGCGGGTAAAAGGGAAACACAAGCCTGTAGGCATCCATGAAATCCTGGCTCGAAAAGACGCGGATATCGGAACCATGGAAGAAGCCATCCGACGATTCGACGATGGCATCCAGGCATATACGGCCGCACAGTGGGACACGGCCATTTCCCATTTTCAAGCGGTCCTGGAGCACATCCCGAATGACCCGCCGAGCACCCTCTACATCCAGAGATGCCAACAATTGCGCCAGCAACCGCCAGATGCCCATTGGGACGGCATTACCACGCTTGATCACAAATAGCATATCCGAATTCATTCCAGGCAAACATCGTTTTGTCCCAAATCATCCGGTAGAAAGGATGGGCAATTGATGAAAACCTCACTGCTTTCGGAATTGTTTTCGGATATCACATCCGGGAGGATCATCCCCGCCGCCAGCACGGCAGTCGTCGCATCGATCATTTTTATCATCTTTGAGCTTTCGTTTGCCGCAATGATCTTCTCCGGCAACCTTTCCAGCCTGGCAACCCGTGGTGCGAGTCTGGCGCTCTGCGGCGGGATTCTGATGTGTTTCTTCGCGGCCTTGACAAGCGCATTCAGGTCTGTAGTTTCACAGCCACAGGATGCACCGGCAGCCGTACTCTCCGCCATTGCTCTCGCGATTTCCGCCTCCCTCGGACAACAAAGCACAATGGAGGTCAAATTCATCAATGTGGCTGCAGCACTTTCCCTGTCTTCCGTGCTTACGGGTGTTGTCTATATCCTGATTGGCCGGTTCCGATTGGCAAACATGCTTCGTTTCATTCCCTTTCCCGTCGTGGGGGGCTTCCTTGCAGGAACGGGGTGGCTCTTCATTGCAGGAGGTCTCGCAGTCATGTGTGACATGCCGATCTCGATACACACGATTCCACTCATGGGCTCCGGCAACATGATGCTCAAATGGTTACCCGGCTTGATCTACGGTGGGATTCTTTTCGCAGTGACAATGCGATATTCCCACTTTCTGATCGTACCTGGCTCACTTGCCGCAAGCGTCGTATTGTATTATATCGCCTTTTCGTTCTGCGGCGTATCTGCAGATGCAGCCAGAGCCGCAGGGCTTCTGGTTTCCGGCGTTCCGGCAAAGGGACTGTGGCCTCCATTCAACCTGCACGATCTGTCCCTGATCCAGTGGCCATTGCTGTTGCAGCAGTTGCCCGGCATGTTCTCGGTCGTTCTGATTACCGTAATCGGCATGATGCTCAATTCGAGCGGTATCGAACTTGCCGTAGGAAAAGAAACGGACATCAACAGGGAGTTCGTCGTTGGCGGTATGGGCAATTGTCTGACGAGTCTCGGTGGGTGTTTTCCGGGATATCCGTCGGTCTCCCTTACTTTTCTCGGACTGAAAACCGGCGTTCAATCCAGATTCACGGGAATCCTCACGGCATTCATCCTGGGTGGAGTCGTGGTTTTCGGCGGCAGAGCTCTGGAGTTCTTTCCCAAAGCCCTGCTTGGCGGGATGCTTCTGTTCCTGGGGTTGAGTCTCATTCATGAATGGATATATGAGGGCCGCAAAAGGCTGCCATTGCCCGATTACCTGATCCTGTGCGCCATCTTTCTGGTGGTGGGGCTTTTCGGTTTCCTGCAGGGCGTTGCCGTAGGTCTTGTCGCATCGGTGATCTTTTTTGTCATTCGCTTCAGCGGTGTTTCCGTCATCAAATCCGAATTCACCGCCCGCATACGCCCAAGCCTGAAAGAGCGGCCCATCCCCCACCGCAAGCTGTTAAGCATGAAAGGCGACAGGATCAGGGCTTACGAGCTGTGCGGCTACATCTTTTTCGGTTCCGCCACAACACTCATGAATTCACTCAAAAGCGCCCTTGCATCAAAACCCACCCCGGATTTTATCGTTCTCGACTTTACGCATGTCTCCGGTTTCGATATCTCTGCAGTGAACAATTTTCATCGGTTTTCGATCAGTGCCGATGCACAGCACACCTTCCTTGTCATCACTGCCGCGCCCGAACGATTCATCAACGCTCTGAAGCACAACCTATCTCCGAAAGCCATGGCGAACATCGCCTTCTTCGATCACCTCGATGAAGGACTGGAATGGTGCGAAGATCGGCTCATCGAAGAGAAACCGGTAACCGATGCGGAAGAAGCATCGCTTCGGGACATGCTTTTCCACCAGTCGGTCGATGATGTCATGGCCCACCTGCAACAGCAGGAGCGCTTCGAATACCTGGTGGATCGTCTTGCCCCCTGGCTGGAGAATCGGGTTATCCCTGCCGGAAGCACCATCCTTGCCAAAGGAGAACAAAGTCCGGGCCTTTTCTTGCTCACATTCGGCACAGCCACGGAAATGGATTCGGATCAAGATGTCCGGGCGCGCAGCCTGACGCAGGGAAGCATCATCGCAGCCCCTGCGGCTTTCGGCCAATATGCGGCTCCAGCCGCCATACGCGCCGACTCGGATTGCCGACTGGCCCTGCTGTCGGCAGAAACCCGAATCCTGCTCGAACAGGAGAACCCGAACCTGGCTCTGGAGCTTTACGGTTTTCTGATTCAATCCGGATAGCGCATCCTACGAAAGTCGGCAGTGGGCAGTGGGCAGTCGGCAGAACCGTAAGGCGACTGTCATGTCGTCATACTCCTAAGGAATTTGCTCCATCGACTTTCATTCAGCGGGGCGCAGCCCGAGAACGGTTTCATGCAGCTCGATGCGTTTCAGAATTTCCTCCTGTGTCAAAGCGCCTATCGGTGTCCTGGCCATCATCAAGGTTTCCATATTGTGCTGCGATAAGAGCCTTTCGGATTGCAGCGCCTTCTCGTACATCTGGAGCCAAAATCGTCTTGAATCTTCGATGAGTTCCCAGACATCCCGAAACATCGGATTTTCGGCCAGGATATCCATCAGAAAATCGATTCGCTCAAGCCACCCGATCTTCTCTGCCGAACCGGAAGCCTCACACAAAAACTGGATGGTCAGGC
This genomic window from Desulfatirhabdium butyrativorans DSM 18734 contains:
- a CDS encoding DUF5005 domain-containing protein, which produces MKHRRSWPKRIITLQLLIGFAACTLILSGIASAFSVTFDTAWESRFQRTSGWTGADGIQSIDLLDGRVLFLFGDTWIGPIVDHHRGANAQLVHNSIAAYDRGSGITNPIHFYWNQQVRSKNPRAWVETDSCAQRRKHVPASRKAPRSTDWFWPLGDGIVLPDQNGKMRLLMFWERLALDHQQKPPWNFRTAGSTLVIVNDMEKGISRWHPVCLPIPYRTDNRRIPGSQKSSSLCWGMALVAGDKAMDPNGFLYIYGVRQTDGAPNDLVLARAPMDAPENFERWQFLTRDGWKSSPEELTSLCDSITNEFSIDRMSENPDQYVLIQSDPFFRNEIWMRKASQPEGPFSAPAVVFSAASLAQCSGCFAYAAKAHRFLSDPNDLLISFVVNSTHFDILRTDTDIYRPRFIRLSLEGVIP
- a CDS encoding NAD+ synthase — protein: MKIAIAQINPIIGNFKHNVEKIVSMVQKARQRSCDLVVFSEMVISGYPPLDLLENRQFIEDGWHALLSLLSAVDGIGAVVGVATRNPNDLGKPLHNSAFLIENGRILHQTSKTLLPTYDVFDESRYFEPASAVQCTDYKGKRIGLTICEDAWNDKDVFKNRLYRIDPLEKLTAEGADLIVNISASVYDMHKPAFRKRLLQSLAQKYRTPFIYANQVGGNDSLIFDGSSMGFDAAGGLCAQALDFEEDMVVVDTERPSVDDSQIHPVSPSTIASVLKALIAGTRDYVRKCGFDRVVIGLSGGIDSAVVLAIAAMALGKERVKSVFMPSRFTSKDNYEDTRLLADHFGVHYEIIPIDAIYEAFVRALPGETHIDAPGITEQNIQARVRGSILMAIANAENCLVLSTGNKSELAVGYCTLYGDMNGGLAVISDVPKTMVYEIARWINREETLIPQRILTKAPSAELRPDQTDQDDLPPYEILDGILRAYVEEGKSAEEIAALGFDTDTVTDVLGRIDRNEYKRYQAAPGLKVTSKAFGFGRRFPLAKRWAPA
- a CDS encoding tetratricopeptide repeat protein; this translates as MIPIRLFVHRPAFLLMLLLLTLSTESFGQGQNSGIPSPIHSIQPVIVLAQADTATSASQHQDPFSRAMAAMQSGDDQTALIEMQQAIAIEPSNLEYQYLLGNIYSRLNRLEEAENIFQALLRTEPDRFGKCYFDLSAIHLKRHDDTGALDYLQKAKSVDSGRASFESGLIFMRIKQFDRAISAFDEAIVQKPEITYECQLQKASAYANLEQPSKAKEILKKVLAMDLSPERREEAARLYEELESGKPVDKRWYLAVNLGVQYDDNVFQQPLEQINLAPSTQGTKGKSDVAYVGTLYGKYDFWKTGSWKSGLSYLHYQLIYQDLTENNLLGARPSLYLEYGKAPYFAAIEYAYSHYWVDNDSRVDIHALYPRFLWVHNDRLRSEFYGGLERRLYLDTTPDDWHSYAGITEYWMFNKGMSHVRAGYMFDYDDFTPTERGDIIGNRFSIGLNLPIYKDKYFFDIEGIYQMRHYQFDPNIDSDEKRNDDEFHINAQLYGHLSKHLDIRLGYYQTWNESDVTNTFGIDPYHFRRGVSLLMLSYIF
- a CDS encoding CHASE2 domain-containing protein, yielding MTTICLIVLYFISIPFLDLIELKAYDLHFRQRGHQAPSGKTAFIGIDEDSVNKIGRWPWPRRKMAQLLQAVEKSGAKAIGLDMGFFEPDPNLRQQAIRDVQRVIQTAFGARVDSIASFLNVLSQEEDDDMILAQTIRSLSIPIVLGHFFYFDPKGFLPPPPPPQALDKASIPLVRQIATPETGTLPEAVGMEINLPIFEERTPFSASFNVFADPDGTVRWMPLVIRYSQRLFPSLALQTLAASFPGKQLMVVTDKYGISEIRFGPTRIPTNNRGEILVNHYGPAYTFPYFSAASLLEAQDDSQRLKNKIVIIGNTTVGLHDMRPTPFDPVFPGVELHCAVMENILNQNFLSRSDRISPWLDMAAIISLAVLFALLLRCTRGLVLAAGVLVLIVGYIGFSHYAFLHLKVWINHVYPLFNLIILYIGTSIHSFLTEEREKRRIRQTFGLYVQDSVVEKMLEHPEMLRLGGEKKELTVLFSDIRGFTTLSESLPPEELVSQLNEYLTEMTQIVLENQGTLDKYIGDAVMAIFGAPLDDPDHARHACETALQMNERLKALRERWITEGKPPLAIGIGINTGAMIVGNMGSERRFDYTVLGDNVNLASRLEGLTKMYGVTMIVSDSTWEKTGNAFWSRQLDRVRVKGKHKPVGIHEILARKDADIGTMEEAIRRFDDGIQAYTAAQWDTAISHFQAVLEHIPNDPPSTLYIQRCQQLRQQPPDAHWDGITTLDHK